In Cotesia glomerata isolate CgM1 linkage group LG3, MPM_Cglom_v2.3, whole genome shotgun sequence, one genomic interval encodes:
- the LOC123260308 gene encoding WD repeat-containing protein 35, whose translation MFVYLSKKIAIPNNYRLNCIAWSQRHGYIAVGGEDGLLKVLRVDASPGSGNAKSRSLAGSSNLSMNQSLEGHNGHVQVVTWNEEYQKLTSSDQNGVIIVWMLYKGSWYEEMINNRNKSVVKGMSWSIDGQKICIVYEDGAVIVGAVDGNRIWGKELKNTWLSAVQWSPDSKLLLFGLKSGAVHLYDNQGVFLTNIQMNLPASPQSIVAIHWYNGKFGYTAVDCPSLAICYESGRLQLMRDAADSEPIIVETGITNVWCSWNTYGSILAVIGIQSTIMSNEAKDNNVIQFYSAFGRLLRTLKIPGREITSCSWEGGSLRVALAVDSHIYFANIRPKYKWTYFSNTVAFTNEKVTKDGTCVTFWNTSSNTSCTKYISSLISVASSGEHCCLAVRNDPSVNEQFALLVCNTIATTIDIKHLDLEPIWMCMISSSVIVASKNNFLIWNFRTPRTVGQSKVRRDKIYHVDDTPTGVTEVIYDLDRDRSYETPINTKATMDPISCLAATEKILLVARESGMIQRYSLPHVTLTNRYTASSKPAYLAINCNSTRASIINSNGILTMLDLEHKKEPESEEVGKFERKDVWDMCWAQDNPSLLAIMEKARMYVLRGLDPEEPITCSGYICSFQELEIRCVLLDELMPKPEDNKLDLIFDLEVKSLRDTKELLTKVGLKEAHDFILDNPHPRLWRLLAESALKERDLEAAENAMVRCTDYLGIQFIKRLQAIHNDQLKRAEVAAFLGNYDEAEKLYLDLDRRDLAISLRQKLGDYFRVLQLMKMGLAGTDKQLEQAYNKIGDHFAERQNWESAKEYYEKARNIDQLIQCYYKLESYDLLAGIVEQLPDKSPVLKTIARMLASVGMCQQAVEAYIKYGDVKQAVDTCVRLNHWDQAVDLAKTYKMAQINDLLNKYASHLLVNGKRLQAIELYKSANCFLEAAKLLVSLADQQAKTRANPLRVKKLYVLSALLIEDHINSRTVKKGARSNVMMGLSESNEDARVIENAWRGAEAYHFLLMANRQIYAGDTDAAMKTALRLREYEDILECEDIYCLLALASANNRAFATCSKAFIKLEGLEKISESKREEYEELALQIFINHPPKDGKASKAECVNCETLVPDWCVACPNCATRFPACVVTGKPLMDLTTAWICTTCRHHAASERDVVNINACPLCHSIITYM comes from the coding sequence ATGTTTGTCTacctaagtaaaaaaatagcaATACCAAATAACTACCGTCTGAATTGCATTGCCTGGAGCCAGCGTCACGGTTACATAGCAGTGGGAGGCGAAGATGGTCTGCTAAAAGTCCTGAGAGTGGACGCGAGTCCGGGTAGCGGAAATGCCAAATCCAGGTCGCTGGCAGGGTCGAGCAACCTGAGCATGAACCAGAGCCTGGAGGGACACAACGGACACGTCCAGGTGGTCACCTGGAACGAAGAGTACCAGAAGCTGACCTCCAGCGACCAGAACGGCGTGATAATCGTCTGGATGCTGTACAAAGGCTCCTGGTACGAAGAGATGATCAACAACCGGAACAAGTCCGTGGTTAAAGGCATGTCCTGGAGCATCGACGGCCAGAAAATCTGCATCGTCTACGAGGACGGCGCGGTGATCGTCGGCGCGGTCGACGGGAACCGGATCTGGGGCAAGGAGCTGAAGAACACCTGGCTGTCCGCGGTTCAATGGTCGCCGGACAGCAAGCTGCTGCTCTTTGGTCTAAAAAGCGGCGCTGTTCACCTCTACGACAACCAGGGAGTCTTCCTGACCAACATCCAGATGAACCTGCCCGCCAGTCCGCAGTCAATCGTCGCCATCCACTGGTACAACGGGAAATTCGGGTACACTGCGGTTGACTGCCCCAGTTTGGCGATTTGCTACGAAAGCGGGCGCTTGCAGCTGATGCGAGACGCTGCGGACAGCGAGCCGATCATTGTTGAGACTGGAATCACCAATGTTTGGTGTTCCTGGAACACCTACGGGTCAATCCTAGCTGTGATTGGCATCCAGTCGACCATAATGAGCAACGAAGCTAAAGATAATAACGTAATTCAATTTTACAGTGCCTTCGGGAGACTGCTGAGGACTCTCAAGATTCCTGGCAGGGAAATAACCTCTTGTTCCTGGGAAGGAGGCTCACTGAGAGTCGCTCTGGCTGTCGACTCCCACATCTACTTCGCGAACATCCGTCCTAAGTACAAGTGGACCTACTTCAGCAACACAGTAGCCTTTACCAACGAGAAGGTCACCAAGGACGGGACTTGTGTCACCTTTTGGAACACCAGCAGCAACACCTCTTGCACCAAGTACATCAGTTCTTTAATTTCAGTCGCTTCTTCGGGGGAGCACTGCTGCCTGGCAGTCAGGAATGACCCGTCGGTTAACGAGCAGTTTGCTTTGTTAGTTTGCAACACTATTGCGACGACCATTGACATCAAGCATCTGGACCTGGAGCCGATCTGGATGTGCATGATCAGTTCCTCGGTGATTGTCGCTTCCAAGAACAATTTCTTGATCTGGAACTTCAGGACCCCGAGAACTGTGGGACAATCCAAGGTCAGGCGGGATAAGATCTATCATGTTGATGACACTCCTACTGGAGTCACCGAGGTGATCTACGACTTGGACCGCGACAGGAGTTACGAGACTCCTATCAACACCAAGGCGACCATGGACCCTATCAGCTGCCTAGCAGCGACTGAGAAGATTCTGCTGGTCGCTAGAGAGTCCGGGATGATCCAGAGGTACTCTCTGCCTCATGTCACCTTGACTAATCGTTATACCGCTTCTTCAAAGCCCGCGTATCTTGCGATCAATTGCAACTCCACCAGAGCTTCTATTATAAACAGCAATGGAATTCTCACCATGTTGGACCTGGAGCATAAGAAGGAACCAGAGAGCGAGGAGGTGGGAAAATTTGAACGGAAAGACGTCTGGGACATGTGCTGGGCTCAGGACAATCCTTCCTTGCTGGCGATTATGGAGAAAGCCAGGATGTACGTTCTCAGAGGTCTGGACCCGGAGGAGCCAATAACCTGCTCCGGATACATTTGCTCTTTTCAGGAGCTGGAGATCAGGTGTGTCCTGCTGGACGAATTGATGCCCAAGCCTGAGGATAACAAGCTAGATTTGATTTTCGACCTGGAAGTAAAGTCTCTGAGAGACACCAAAGAGCTGCTGACCAAGGTAGGACTTAAAGAAGCTCACGATTTTATTCTAGACAATCCTCACCCCCGGCTTTGGCGCTTGCTTGCTGAGTCAGCGTTGAAAGAACGAGATTTAGAGGCTGCTGAAAATGCTATGGTGAGGTGCACAGACTATCTAGGGATCCAGTTTATCAAGAGGCTCCAGGCGATACACAATGACCAGTTAAAACGCGCGGAAGTCGCCGCCTTTTTGGGTAACTATGACGAAGCGGAAAAATTGTATCTTGATTTGGATAGAAGAGATCTTGCGATATCTTTGAGGCAGAAATTGGGGGACTATTTTCGCGTGTTGCAGCTGATGAAAATGGGACTAGCTGGGACTGACAAGCAGCTGGAGCAGGCGTATAATAAGATTGGAGATCATTTTGCGGAGAGGCAGAATTGGGAGAGCGCTAAGGAGTATTATGAGAAGGCCAGGAATATTGACCAGTTGATACAGTGTTATTATAAACTTGAAAGCTATGACTTGCTGGCGGGGATTGTTGAGCAGTTGCCTGATAAATCTCCGGTTTTGAAGACTATCGCCAGGATGCTGGCTTCTGTGGGAATGTGTCAGCAAGCTGTGGAGGCGTATATTAAGTATGGGGATGTCAAGCAAGCGGTGGACACTTGTGTGAGACTGAATCATTGGGACCAGGCGGTGGATTTAGCGAAAACTTACAAGATGGCCCAGATCAATGATTTGCTGAATAAATACGCGAGTCATTTGCTGGTTAATGGAAAAAGGCTCCAAGCGATTGAGCTTTACAAAAGTGCGAATTGCTTCTTGGAGGCAGCGAAATTATTGGTAAGTCTCGCGGACCAGCAGGCCAAGACTCGCGCTAATCCATTGAGGGTGAAAAAATTGTATGTCCTGTCAGCTTTGCTGATTGAAGATCATATTAACAGCAGAACGGTGAAGAAAGGCGCGAGAAGCAATGTCATGATGGGGCTCAGCGAGAGCAATGAAGATGCTAGGGTCATTGAAAATGCCTGGAGAGGCGCCGAGGCCTACCATTTTCTCCTGATGGCCAATCGACAAATTTACGCGGGTGACACTGACGCTGCGATGAAAACTGCCTTGAGGCTGAGGGAGTATGAGGATATTTTGGAATGCGAGGACATTTATTGTCTTCTCGCGCTGGCTAGTGCGAACAACAGGGCTTTTGCGACCTGCTCCAAGGCTTTTATCAAGCTGGAGGGGCTGGAGAAGATTTCCGAGAGCAAAAGGGAGGAGTATGAAGAACTTGCTTTGCAGATTTTTATCAATCATCCTCCAAAGGATGGCAAAGCTAGTAAGGCTGAGTGTGTTAATTGTGAGACACTCGTTCCTGATTGGTGTGTAGCTTGTCCTAATTGTGCGACCAGGTTCCCGGCGTGTGTCGTGACTGGGAAACCGCTGATGGATTTGACTACGGCGTGGATTTGTACCACCTGCAGGCATCACGCTGCTTCCGAGAGAGATGTGGTTAATATTAATGCCTGCCCTCTTTGTCATAGTATTATTACGTATATGTAG